CGTTTGGCTGTACAGTGCCAAACAAATCGCATCCAATATCGTGGTCTTGCCAGCGCCCGTTTGCCCAGTAATCGCAAAAATGCCTTCATTGACAAAGGCGGGGTCAGTGAAGTCAATATGCCATTCACCCTTGAGAGAGTTTAAGTTCTTTAGTCGCAGTTCAGTCAGTCGCATTATTGGGTCTTATAGTTTTGGATTAATGTATTTTGAAGTTTTTAATTAAGCGAAGCGTTATGTTTTACTATTCTGCCCGACTGTCATCATGATGAATATTATAAAGTATCTGCTCATAAGCGTCGCGTAGGGTCAACTTTTGCGCGTCTGTCACCTCGTGAGTATTCAAACAACGCTCGAATACTTCTAGCTCATTTAAGTCTTGCAGGGTTTCTGAGGACTTCTCTTGGTTTAGTATTTTATTGTAGGTTCGAGTATTTTTTATTTTCAATATCTCACAAGGTAACTCTTCTACCATAGCATTAACCTGTTCACGCAAATCACTGATAATATCAGCACCGGTATAAACAACCTCTAACCATAAGGTTTCTGATAACGAAAGTGACTGCATAAGCGCTTGAATAGTGGTTGCTATAGTTTCTAAATCACCTGTAACTTGCGCTAATTTTTGGAAGCAAGGGATAGGGAGAGAAGAGACCTGCATATTGCGCAAGTTGTCATGATGCAATAGCTTAGAGGCGGGTAGGACAGTTGAATTTAAATCTTCATCAAGAAGCTTTGCTTGGTTATTGGGGTTAGTAAGATTTTGAGCAATTTCATTCTCAGTATTTTTATCGTCAGTATTGTTATTATTAGTATCGTCTACTGACTCATCAAAACCGAATAAGTCATCCATATACTTGGCTTTTATATCTGTATTTTTTAAGCGGTTATTTGCATATTCAGTTTCTGGCTTAGTAATTAAAGCGGTTACACCAACAGGTTGTGACGTCACTATATTGTTAGTCGCGTTTGATTGTAAGTTTTTATCTTCTAAAATTTCCTCATTAGAACTATTGGTCACTGCGCCAAACTGTATTAGTAGTACTTGCTTTTGTTGGCGCGCCTCGCCAAAGCCCATCGCAATAGGCGAGCCTGAATAGCGAATATGCTCGCGCCCGCCAACCTGCTGTGGTACATGCAAATGCCCAAGCGCGACATAATCAAAGCAGTCATCGAACATGTCAGCTGATATTTTACCTAAGTTACCGACATATAAGTCGCGTACACCGTCATCAGCAGTGGTGCTACCGCCAGCAGCAAACAGATGCCCTGTGGCAATAACAGGAATATAATGTTCGTGGGTCTCGGCAAGCGCTCGTTGATGCGCTTTAGCAAAGGTGGCAACCGCCTCATAATGCGCGTGTATGCCTGAGATAACGTTAGCGTCTTTACTGTCCATAGACTCGCCAGCCGCGCTATTACGCACATCACGGTCACGCAGATAAGGCACGGCAGCAATAATACAATGCGGAACGTGGTCTGCGTCATTTAAAACTAAGACTTCATCGCTTAGGTCATCACAAGCGGTTCCGATAACATGGACGTTTAAAAACTTCAGAACTTGACTGGGCGCATCTAAAAAAGAGGGTGAATCATGGTTACCGGCCACAATAACGGTATGCTGACAGCAGGTTTTTGATACCTTCCCCAAAAATTCATAATACAGTGCTTGGGCTTTATTACTTGGGGTCATGGTATCAAAAATATCGCCTGCGACGATCAACACATCAATCTGCTGTGCAATAATCGCATCATGCAGCCAGCTTAAGAAGGCCTCAAACTCGTCGTAACGCATGCGCCCATACAACCTACGGCCCAAATGCCAATCGGAAGTATGCAGGACATTCAAAGGCCTGACATTAGGGACGGAAGATAAGGGCATGGCAGCAGCAGATATAGACATAAGCAGGTTATGATTACGGTTAATAGAAGGCTTTTATTCTAGCAAGAATTGGCAGGGTTTGCTGTGTTGCAATGGTTTTTGACAATAATTATTAATAGTAAGTATTGATAATAATTTCGGCAGCAGGGCAAGACTTTATAGTAAGAATGTATTTTTATGACTTAATTTTTTAATAAAAAAACCACTCTAATAGATCTACTAAAGTGGTTTTTTATTGCTGTTTTTATAGTAAAGCTAACCAATCACTAGCTGCTCTAAACTATCACCTTTTTCTTGCTCAGCAAGATTGGCTACCATCGATAGCGCATGTGCTTGCTGGCGAGTGGATTGACTACTAGATATCATGTCATCTCTAGGCGTAGCAGCCGTACCTTCACGTAACCAGTTATCAGCCGTGTCGCTAACGTTCTGATTATGCTGCTGATTGTGTAAGTTGTACCAAGCCAAATCATGATGTAGCGCGACCACATCACCCATTATTAATAGCGCTGGCGTGGGCAGCTGGTGTTGTTCTTGTAATGCAACGATGCTGGCAAGCGTACCAGTCAATACTTGCTGATTGGGCATACTGGCATTGGAGATGATAGCGATAGGGGTATCAACACTGCGTCCTGCTGTAATCAAGCCTTCAGTCAAACGTGGCAGCGAATGTAGCCCCATATAGAAAACTACGGTTTCATCGGTATCAAGTAGATTTTTGAAATTATCGTTGGGCGCGCCAGCCTTTAAAAAACCAGTCACAAAACGTACTGACTGCGAATGATCTCGGTGGGTAAGGGGAATGCCAGCATAACTGGCAGCGGC
The sequence above is a segment of the Psychrobacter sp. PL19 genome. Coding sequences within it:
- a CDS encoding exonuclease SbcCD subunit D C-terminal domain-containing protein, coding for MSISAAAMPLSSVPNVRPLNVLHTSDWHLGRRLYGRMRYDEFEAFLSWLHDAIIAQQIDVLIVAGDIFDTMTPSNKAQALYYEFLGKVSKTCCQHTVIVAGNHDSPSFLDAPSQVLKFLNVHVIGTACDDLSDEVLVLNDADHVPHCIIAAVPYLRDRDVRNSAAGESMDSKDANVISGIHAHYEAVATFAKAHQRALAETHEHYIPVIATGHLFAAGGSTTADDGVRDLYVGNLGKISADMFDDCFDYVALGHLHVPQQVGGREHIRYSGSPIAMGFGEARQQKQVLLIQFGAVTNSSNEEILEDKNLQSNATNNIVTSQPVGVTALITKPETEYANNRLKNTDIKAKYMDDLFGFDESVDDTNNNNTDDKNTENEIAQNLTNPNNQAKLLDEDLNSTVLPASKLLHHDNLRNMQVSSLPIPCFQKLAQVTGDLETIATTIQALMQSLSLSETLWLEVVYTGADIISDLREQVNAMVEELPCEILKIKNTRTYNKILNQEKSSETLQDLNELEVFERCLNTHEVTDAQKLTLRDAYEQILYNIHHDDSRAE